From Edaphobacter lichenicola, the proteins below share one genomic window:
- a CDS encoding BaiN/RdsA family NAD(P)/FAD-dependent oxidoreductase, protein MTTKPHVQQVDVVVLGAGAAGMMCAIEAGKRGRRVVLLDHAERVGKKILISGGGRCNFTNIHCRPENFLSENPHFAKSALARFTPTDIIAMVERHGIRYHEKTLGQLFCDRSAHDIVTMLERECAEAGVRIILGAKAISVERNDHLEVHTSEAVFQSESVVVATGGLSIPKMGATALGYTLAEQFGLRIVPCRPGLVPLVFSAEDREQWCDLAGVSAEVVAQAGTNPRQGSFREKMLITHRGLSGPAILQMSSYWQPGESVTVDLAPDLNVLAPLLARNARRDASAAANAIRAVLPARMAERWVVLHELVDWTNASLAKMEQHIHEWHLTPAGTEGYAKAEVTVGGVDTAELDAKTMQSRKVPGLYFIGEVVDVTGWLGGYNFQWAWASGVSAGQSA, encoded by the coding sequence ATGACAACAAAACCGCACGTGCAGCAGGTTGATGTCGTAGTACTCGGCGCTGGCGCGGCGGGAATGATGTGCGCCATCGAAGCCGGCAAGCGCGGACGCCGGGTGGTCCTGCTCGATCACGCCGAGCGCGTCGGAAAAAAAATCCTGATCTCAGGCGGCGGCCGCTGCAACTTCACTAATATCCACTGCCGCCCAGAGAACTTTCTCTCGGAAAATCCACACTTCGCAAAGTCCGCCCTGGCCCGCTTCACCCCGACAGACATCATCGCCATGGTCGAAAGACACGGCATTCGCTACCACGAGAAGACGCTGGGACAACTCTTCTGCGACCGCTCCGCCCACGACATCGTCACGATGCTCGAGCGTGAATGCGCAGAGGCCGGCGTCCGCATCATCCTCGGCGCCAAAGCCATCTCCGTCGAGCGCAACGACCATCTCGAAGTTCATACATCGGAGGCAGTCTTTCAATCCGAGTCCGTAGTCGTCGCCACCGGAGGCCTCTCCATCCCGAAGATGGGCGCAACCGCACTCGGCTACACACTGGCCGAGCAGTTTGGCCTACGCATCGTACCGTGCAGGCCGGGCCTCGTCCCCCTAGTCTTCAGCGCCGAGGATCGCGAACAGTGGTGCGACCTGGCAGGTGTCTCAGCCGAGGTCGTGGCTCAAGCAGGAACCAACCCCCGCCAAGGAAGCTTCCGCGAAAAGATGTTGATCACGCATCGCGGACTGAGCGGCCCTGCGATCCTGCAGATGTCGTCATACTGGCAGCCAGGCGAGAGCGTGACTGTAGACCTCGCGCCTGATCTAAATGTCCTTGCCCCACTGCTGGCAAGAAACGCGCGAAGAGATGCCTCCGCAGCAGCGAACGCAATACGCGCTGTCTTGCCGGCCCGCATGGCAGAGCGATGGGTTGTGCTCCACGAGCTAGTCGACTGGACAAACGCATCCTTAGCGAAGATGGAACAGCATATCCATGAGTGGCACCTGACTCCCGCCGGCACCGAAGGCTATGCCAAGGCCGAGGTCACCGTGGGTGGCGTGGATACCGCAGAACTGGACGCAAAGACCATGCAGAGTCGCAAGGTGCCGGGCCTTTATTTTATTGGCGAGGTCGTCGATGTGACCGGATGGCTGGGAGGCTACAACTTCCAATGGGCATGGGCCTCTGGAGTAAGCGCTGGACAGTCAGCCTGA
- a CDS encoding deoxyribodipyrimidine photo-lyase, translated as MSQVRSASLEKLRAGSEDPRVTVRRDAPPDPDGRCVVYWMQRAQRGIDNHAVDLAANAANLLGLPLVVYFAGISNFPHANLRHYAFLNQGLPDIEIDLAARNISFVMRRAPRESHEQFFADVRAAFLIGDENPMRVPEQWRRELASKIKIPFWTVDTDVVVPSKLMEKAQYGAYTIRPRLYRLLPEYLHPYENVHVERAWKRPRGFYADSVHEDMTRDWNDLDRSVLPVAAWKGGTHAAFRRLEFFTRRLLEDYDTQRNHPETDGTSCMSPYLHYGHVGPITVALAVDAAAKANPKLKPARDSYFNELIAWRELAVNFVRYTPNYDSPDCAEHWAKATIAEHARDEREHLYTLQQLENAHTHDDLWNAAQIQMVRYGWMHNYLRMYWAKKIKEWSPDVTTAMKYSIYLNDKYFLDGRDPNGYAGIAWAILGKFDRAWGTRPIFGKIRYMSGASTGKKFDSKEYIRQMKILPQQGSLAF; from the coding sequence ATGTCCCAAGTCCGATCTGCTTCGTTGGAAAAGTTGCGTGCCGGGTCGGAAGATCCCCGTGTGACGGTGCGACGAGACGCACCTCCGGATCCGGATGGAAGATGCGTCGTCTACTGGATGCAAAGGGCGCAGCGAGGTATTGATAATCACGCGGTCGATCTCGCCGCTAACGCAGCGAACCTGCTTGGCCTTCCGCTAGTCGTTTACTTTGCGGGGATCTCTAACTTTCCCCACGCGAATCTGCGCCACTACGCTTTTCTCAATCAAGGGTTGCCGGATATCGAGATCGATCTTGCGGCTCGAAATATCTCGTTTGTGATGCGTCGCGCGCCGCGTGAATCGCACGAGCAGTTCTTTGCTGACGTTCGTGCGGCGTTCTTGATTGGAGATGAGAATCCCATGCGCGTGCCAGAACAGTGGCGCAGGGAGTTGGCATCGAAGATCAAGATTCCGTTCTGGACTGTCGATACGGATGTCGTGGTTCCTTCGAAGCTGATGGAAAAGGCCCAGTATGGGGCGTACACGATTCGGCCACGCCTCTATCGCCTTCTCCCTGAGTATCTACATCCCTACGAGAATGTTCATGTGGAACGCGCATGGAAACGGCCGCGGGGATTCTATGCCGACTCTGTTCATGAGGACATGACACGCGATTGGAACGACCTCGATCGTAGCGTTCTGCCGGTTGCAGCGTGGAAAGGGGGAACTCATGCTGCGTTCCGACGTCTTGAGTTTTTTACGCGAAGGCTTTTGGAAGACTACGACACGCAGCGTAATCATCCTGAGACCGATGGCACTTCCTGCATGTCGCCCTATCTACACTATGGACATGTTGGCCCAATCACGGTTGCGCTTGCCGTAGATGCGGCTGCGAAGGCGAACCCGAAGTTGAAGCCTGCGCGCGACAGCTACTTCAATGAACTAATCGCCTGGCGCGAACTCGCTGTCAACTTCGTGCGCTACACGCCAAACTACGATTCGCCTGACTGTGCCGAGCACTGGGCAAAGGCGACTATTGCCGAACACGCACGCGATGAAAGGGAACATTTGTATACGCTTCAGCAACTAGAGAACGCGCATACTCATGACGATCTTTGGAACGCAGCCCAGATTCAAATGGTTCGATATGGCTGGATGCATAACTACCTGAGGATGTACTGGGCGAAGAAGATCAAGGAGTGGAGCCCGGACGTTACTACCGCGATGAAGTACTCAATCTATCTCAACGACAAGTATTTTCTGGATGGTCGCGACCCGAACGGATACGCGGGTATCGCATGGGCAATACTGGGGAAGTTCGATCGTGCCTGGGGAACGCGGCCGATCTTCGGCAAGATTCGCTATATGTCCGGCGCGTCAACGGGCAAGAAGTTCGATTCTAAAGAGTACATTCGGCAGATGAAGATCCTGCCCCAGCAGGGTTCGCTGGCGTTTTAG
- a CDS encoding cytochrome c oxidase subunit I produces the protein MSATHTIVNLPDQRTATIPKRNYLNNEDGLLSWLFTGDHKRIAILYLISITFFFFIGGAFAGLIRLELLTPQPDLVASDTYNKFFSMHGIVMIFLFLVPSVPATLGNFLIPIMVGAKDLAFPKVNLLSWYLYWIGGLFTMAALVLGGVDTGWTFTTPLSTHYLNTHVVTAATGVFIIGFSSIFTGLNFIVTIHRMRAPGMTWFRMPLFCWSNYAASILMVLGTPVLAITLVLVALERLVGIGVFDPTKGGDPLLFQHLFWFYSHPAVYIMILPGMGVISEVISTFSRKRVFGYTAVAFSSVAIALFGFFVWAHHMFIMGVSNYSALVFSLLTMLVAVPSAIKIFNWAFTLQKGSITFETPMLYAFGFLGLFTIGGMTGVFLGALGMDIHLTETYFIVAHFHFVMVGGMLMAFLAGIHFWWPKMTGRMYPESLSKLAAVTTFIGFNLTFLPQFILGYLGMPRRYHAYPPEFQVLNVLSTAGATVLGVGYMLPLLYLGWSLKYGAIAGNNPWQATGLEWQIQSPPLTENFIETPVVDHEAYDYEWLAHKTAQEVTTVG, from the coding sequence ATGAGTGCAACCCACACAATCGTCAACCTGCCAGATCAGAGAACGGCTACGATTCCGAAGCGTAACTATCTGAACAATGAGGATGGGCTGCTCAGCTGGTTGTTTACTGGCGACCACAAGCGCATTGCGATCCTGTATCTGATCTCGATCACGTTCTTCTTTTTCATCGGGGGTGCGTTTGCGGGCCTCATCCGGTTGGAACTGCTGACGCCACAGCCCGATCTGGTGGCTTCGGACACGTATAACAAGTTCTTCTCGATGCACGGCATTGTGATGATCTTTCTGTTTCTTGTGCCATCGGTGCCGGCGACTCTGGGGAATTTCCTGATCCCGATCATGGTTGGCGCGAAGGACCTGGCCTTTCCCAAGGTGAATCTGCTGAGCTGGTATCTGTACTGGATCGGCGGTCTGTTTACCATGGCCGCGCTGGTTCTGGGTGGCGTCGATACGGGTTGGACCTTCACGACTCCTCTGTCGACACATTATTTGAATACCCATGTGGTCACCGCCGCTACGGGGGTTTTCATCATTGGATTTTCGTCGATCTTTACGGGATTGAACTTCATCGTTACGATTCACCGGATGCGGGCGCCTGGAATGACGTGGTTCCGTATGCCGCTGTTCTGCTGGTCAAATTACGCTGCGTCGATTTTGATGGTGCTTGGAACGCCGGTTCTGGCGATCACGCTGGTCCTCGTTGCTCTCGAGAGGCTGGTTGGGATTGGCGTCTTCGATCCGACTAAGGGCGGCGATCCGCTGCTGTTCCAGCATCTTTTCTGGTTCTACTCTCACCCTGCGGTTTACATCATGATTCTTCCGGGCATGGGTGTGATCTCTGAGGTGATTAGTACCTTCAGTCGCAAGCGGGTGTTCGGTTATACGGCGGTCGCATTCTCGTCTGTGGCGATTGCTCTGTTCGGGTTCTTTGTCTGGGCTCATCATATGTTCATCATGGGTGTGTCCAACTACTCGGCGCTCGTGTTCTCGCTGCTGACGATGCTTGTGGCGGTTCCTTCGGCGATCAAGATCTTCAACTGGGCGTTTACGTTGCAGAAGGGGTCGATTACGTTTGAGACTCCGATGCTCTACGCCTTCGGGTTTCTTGGACTCTTTACGATTGGTGGAATGACGGGAGTCTTCCTGGGCGCGTTGGGCATGGACATTCATCTGACCGAGACCTACTTCATCGTCGCTCACTTTCACTTTGTGATGGTGGGTGGGATGTTGATGGCGTTTCTGGCGGGCATCCACTTCTGGTGGCCGAAGATGACCGGGCGTATGTATCCCGAGTCGCTCTCTAAGCTTGCAGCGGTTACGACCTTCATCGGATTCAACCTGACCTTCCTGCCGCAATTCATTCTTGGCTACCTGGGAATGCCGCGGCGCTACCATGCTTATCCGCCTGAGTTCCAGGTGCTGAACGTACTGTCAACGGCGGGAGCTACGGTACTCGGCGTTGGTTATATGTTGCCGCTGCTGTACCTGGGTTGGTCGCTGAAGTATGGTGCGATTGCAGGCAACAACCCATGGCAGGCCACCGGGCTTGAGTGGCAGATTCAGTCTCCACCGTTGACCGAAAACTTTATCGAGACGCCAGTCGTTGATCATGAAGCTTATGACTACGAATGGCTCGCCCACAAGACTGCACAAGAGGTGACGACCGTTGGATAA
- a CDS encoding cytochrome C oxidase subunit IV family protein encodes MSEYHDPSNVINPEHADHHIITPVTYGIVFVTLLVFTGITVGAAYVDLGIFNPVVALAIASFKAVVVILFFMHVKYQSKLIKLTVASGFFTFLVLITMTMSDYISRAWGLW; translated from the coding sequence ATGTCCGAGTATCACGATCCGTCAAATGTAATCAATCCAGAACACGCCGATCATCACATCATCACGCCGGTGACCTATGGAATTGTTTTTGTCACACTGCTGGTCTTTACCGGGATTACGGTAGGCGCGGCCTATGTCGATCTGGGGATTTTCAATCCAGTTGTAGCGCTGGCGATTGCAAGCTTCAAGGCAGTTGTCGTTATTCTGTTTTTTATGCACGTCAAATATCAATCCAAGCTGATCAAGCTGACAGTCGCGTCTGGATTTTTCACGTTCTTGGTATTGATCACAATGACGATGAGCGACTACATCAGCCGGGCGTGGGGACTCTGGTAG
- a CDS encoding choice-of-anchor D domain-containing protein: MGLVVSSQHERLADHLPYWASRFFSAVIFFLALTVPVLVFGQLSSVPTATQHEGGVLSANSLPSHTIRSRRFVDGRTLAGDIPAAEAMDAARQKHAAMLVDQSASAQPSSLSAPWQAVGPNQVASIAYGNVTGRVTAIAIDPADPTGNTVYLGTTGGGVWKSINAAGPSASVTFVPLTDTLPVFSANAGTAAIPSLSIGAISVQSGVILAGTGDPNDASDSFYGSGLLRSADNGVTWTLIQDSQDGVAGNHLFSGLGFAGFAWSTATPGTVVAAVSQAAEGVLVNAPDATNSVMGLYYSTDAGVTWQMSTIMDGSQPVQSPQSPSQLLGGRAATAVVWNPVRQRFYGAIRYHGYYESADGVTWTRLANQPGQGLTAMNCPPDSTSLGSTSCPIFRGALAVQPNTGDTFALTVDQNNLDQGLWQDVCGLSGGNCGNGTITFGKQLPSAAFEIGNGSTVVPQADYNLALAAALSGPSGSTQDTILYVGTTDLFRCSVSAGCVLRNTTNALNGCAAPAQVAPAQHAIATLATASQPLIYLGNDGGLWRSTDGVNEQSTPCSTDDATHFQNLNGGLGSLAEVISFAQHPSDAGTVLVGLGANGTAATASLGASSWPQLSTGEGGTVGIDQTNPSLWYVSTAAGVSIRQCSKGAACSSADFVGTPTIGPAQVDEDDSVIDAPWLLDPALPSNILIGTCRVWRGPASGGSSWPSSNAISSLLAGPQGTSCVSTNPALRSLAAGGLINNASTVRDSGSPVLYAGMAGKLDGGGSVGGHLYSITTAGTASSTTTWTDLATSPVTNGQGTSFNSGGFDLSAVAADPHDATGKTVYATVMGFAGNGINAAHLYRSIDAGAHWSNISSNLPDAPANSVVVDPNDANTLYVAMDTGVYVTTEVTTCTTANCWSIYGTGLPNAPVVELAAAPAMPTGDGRTGELRAGTYGRGLWQIPLVTAAIAAQPIISLNPTSVIFNGQSIGTASATQTITVTNTGLAPLTVSLVAVTGDFNETDNCTAAPIAINVTCTIQVSFLPTATGGRSGILTIYGNVAGGQATATLTGTGLAAAAIVLDPIVLTFPSTTLNATSPVQNITISNTSNSAVGLQGEIVNGGDFRITVNTCGPSLGPGVGCTVGIAFTPSASGTRTGTLTVTDDVGTQTASLSGIGTSPATDALSPLTLTFGAQQVDTASVPQQITLSNTGDLPLTLIAAQITSGDFTVVNACGNSLNPHSTCSVNIAFAPKNVGPLTGSLSVSDQYRTQTVALNGIGIAPPGVSLAPFSTVVFPPTGVGLQSASQAITLTNNVGTPLSIQGISLTGDFVILPNSSTCGANVAPDAACVLQIAFAPTVGGPRTGSLTVTDSAGNSPQTLSLTGPGVDFTLTTNGTTSVSITSGQNAVFPLLLSSASNVSGTVTFTCAGMPANSTCTVTPSSIPLGSTTTISVTVLTGVASALSSRPCISRSGVILFATLFPLGLLVLRPARRSSVTGFALLCLLLAASGCGVGREIPLTSGSNPGGPSGPVTTAGTYTVVATATSAGLTRSVNLTLIVQ; this comes from the coding sequence ATGGGCCTGGTTGTATCCTCACAACACGAGCGTCTCGCAGATCATCTCCCCTACTGGGCGAGTCGCTTCTTTTCTGCAGTCATTTTCTTTCTCGCGTTGACGGTGCCCGTTCTTGTCTTCGGTCAGTTGTCCTCCGTACCGACAGCTACGCAGCATGAAGGCGGCGTGCTTTCGGCTAATTCCCTCCCGTCGCACACGATCAGGTCGCGTCGCTTTGTCGATGGCCGTACTCTTGCTGGAGATATACCCGCTGCAGAAGCCATGGACGCCGCTCGTCAGAAGCACGCGGCGATGTTGGTAGATCAATCTGCTTCGGCGCAACCGTCGAGTTTGAGCGCGCCGTGGCAGGCAGTAGGGCCGAATCAGGTTGCCAGCATCGCCTATGGCAATGTGACCGGTCGGGTCACAGCGATTGCGATCGATCCCGCTGATCCAACTGGCAATACGGTCTATCTTGGGACAACTGGCGGCGGAGTTTGGAAGTCGATCAATGCGGCTGGACCATCGGCCAGCGTCACCTTCGTCCCGCTTACTGATACGCTGCCGGTCTTCAGCGCGAATGCGGGCACCGCGGCTATTCCGTCGCTCAGTATCGGCGCAATCAGCGTTCAATCTGGCGTGATTCTTGCCGGGACAGGGGATCCTAACGACGCCTCAGATTCTTTTTACGGAAGCGGACTGTTGCGCTCGGCAGATAACGGGGTGACGTGGACGCTCATTCAAGACTCGCAGGATGGCGTTGCGGGCAACCACCTCTTCAGTGGACTAGGCTTCGCAGGTTTTGCGTGGAGTACGGCTACGCCGGGTACTGTTGTTGCAGCAGTCTCGCAGGCTGCGGAGGGTGTTCTCGTTAATGCGCCAGATGCTACGAACAGCGTGATGGGGCTTTACTACTCGACCGACGCCGGGGTGACCTGGCAGATGTCCACGATCATGGACGGCAGTCAGCCGGTACAGAGCCCACAATCTCCGAGCCAACTTCTCGGCGGCAGAGCGGCGACGGCAGTTGTCTGGAATCCCGTTCGCCAACGTTTCTATGGTGCGATACGTTATCACGGGTACTACGAGTCGGCTGATGGCGTGACCTGGACGCGGCTGGCAAACCAGCCTGGGCAGGGGTTGACTGCGATGAACTGTCCACCGGATTCAACGTCGTTAGGAAGCACATCGTGCCCGATCTTTCGCGGGGCGTTGGCCGTGCAGCCCAATACCGGCGATACATTTGCGCTGACGGTTGATCAAAACAATCTCGATCAAGGGCTGTGGCAGGATGTATGCGGTCTTTCCGGGGGGAACTGTGGCAACGGAACCATCACCTTCGGTAAGCAGTTGCCATCGGCTGCGTTCGAGATTGGCAATGGCAGCACTGTTGTGCCACAGGCAGACTACAACCTGGCGCTTGCGGCTGCGCTGTCGGGACCGAGCGGCTCGACCCAGGACACGATTCTGTATGTCGGGACGACCGATCTTTTCCGCTGTTCTGTTTCCGCGGGATGCGTGCTTCGCAACACTACCAATGCGTTGAATGGATGTGCTGCGCCCGCACAGGTGGCACCTGCTCAACATGCGATTGCCACGCTGGCTACGGCCTCGCAACCGCTGATTTACCTTGGCAACGATGGCGGCCTCTGGCGGTCGACCGACGGTGTGAACGAGCAGTCGACTCCATGTTCCACCGATGATGCGACTCACTTTCAAAATCTCAACGGCGGTCTTGGCTCGCTGGCAGAGGTCATCAGCTTTGCGCAGCATCCCTCCGATGCCGGTACCGTGCTTGTCGGGCTTGGTGCGAATGGCACCGCAGCGACGGCGTCTCTCGGTGCAAGCTCGTGGCCTCAGCTTTCAACGGGCGAAGGCGGTACCGTTGGAATCGACCAGACGAATCCTTCCTTGTGGTACGTGTCCACTGCTGCCGGTGTGAGTATCCGTCAATGTTCCAAGGGTGCGGCCTGCTCTTCTGCGGACTTTGTGGGCACGCCGACGATAGGGCCTGCGCAGGTGGATGAAGATGACTCGGTCATCGATGCTCCGTGGCTGCTCGATCCCGCTCTCCCGTCCAATATTCTCATCGGGACTTGCAGGGTGTGGCGCGGCCCAGCGAGCGGTGGGTCATCGTGGCCTTCCTCGAACGCAATCAGCAGCCTTCTGGCCGGACCTCAAGGCACATCCTGCGTTAGTACAAATCCGGCTCTGCGATCTCTGGCTGCAGGCGGACTTATAAACAATGCATCGACTGTGCGAGACTCTGGTTCTCCGGTTCTCTATGCCGGTATGGCGGGGAAACTTGATGGAGGCGGCAGCGTTGGAGGACATCTCTACTCCATCACTACGGCTGGCACCGCAAGTAGCACAACGACCTGGACGGATCTTGCAACGTCTCCCGTTACAAATGGCCAAGGAACCAGCTTCAACTCCGGGGGCTTCGACCTCTCGGCGGTCGCAGCCGATCCTCATGATGCGACCGGGAAGACTGTCTATGCTACTGTGATGGGCTTTGCGGGAAACGGAATCAACGCAGCGCATCTCTATCGCTCCATTGATGCTGGTGCTCATTGGAGCAACATCAGCAGCAACCTGCCTGACGCTCCGGCCAACAGTGTCGTCGTTGATCCGAACGATGCCAATACGCTTTACGTTGCGATGGATACGGGGGTGTACGTTACGACCGAGGTTACGACGTGCACCACTGCTAATTGCTGGAGTATCTATGGCACCGGCTTGCCGAATGCTCCTGTCGTGGAACTTGCGGCCGCACCAGCCATGCCTACCGGTGACGGACGCACTGGTGAGTTGCGCGCTGGAACCTACGGTCGCGGGTTATGGCAGATTCCTCTGGTGACGGCGGCTATTGCAGCACAACCGATTATCAGCTTGAATCCCACCTCGGTTATCTTCAACGGCCAGTCGATCGGTACCGCGAGTGCGACGCAGACTATTACAGTTACAAATACAGGACTTGCTCCGCTCACGGTAAGCCTGGTGGCAGTTACAGGGGATTTCAACGAGACTGATAACTGTACGGCAGCACCTATCGCTATCAACGTGACGTGCACGATTCAGGTCAGCTTTCTACCTACCGCGACGGGGGGGCGTAGCGGGATCCTTACTATCTACGGTAATGTTGCTGGCGGGCAGGCGACCGCGACACTGACGGGTACTGGACTGGCTGCTGCCGCGATTGTTCTCGATCCCATTGTGCTTACTTTTCCTTCTACAACTCTCAACGCAACCAGCCCGGTTCAAAACATTACTATTTCCAATACGAGTAATAGCGCTGTGGGCTTGCAAGGAGAGATCGTAAACGGGGGAGATTTCAGAATCACGGTCAATACCTGTGGTCCGAGCCTCGGGCCAGGGGTTGGATGCACGGTTGGGATTGCATTCACGCCTAGCGCGTCTGGAACTCGAACTGGAACATTAACCGTGACCGATGATGTGGGGACCCAGACGGCTTCGCTGAGCGGAATCGGAACATCTCCCGCAACGGACGCACTCTCGCCGCTGACACTCACGTTTGGGGCACAGCAGGTAGATACTGCTAGCGTCCCACAGCAGATTACTCTGTCCAATACCGGCGATCTGCCGTTGACTCTCATCGCGGCACAGATCACAAGCGGAGACTTCACGGTTGTGAATGCCTGCGGTAACTCGCTGAACCCGCACTCCACTTGCTCCGTGAACATCGCCTTCGCTCCGAAGAACGTTGGCCCTCTCACCGGCTCGCTCTCGGTGTCGGACCAGTATCGAACCCAGACGGTCGCGCTAAACGGCATCGGCATCGCACCGCCCGGTGTGTCACTGGCACCCTTCTCAACGGTTGTGTTCCCTCCTACAGGCGTTGGCCTTCAGTCTGCTTCGCAAGCCATTACGTTGACCAACAACGTTGGCACTCCGCTCTCGATACAAGGCATCTCGCTTACGGGAGACTTTGTGATTTTGCCGAATAGCAGCACCTGCGGCGCGAACGTTGCGCCTGATGCTGCTTGCGTGTTGCAGATCGCCTTTGCGCCGACAGTTGGTGGGCCGCGTACTGGATCGCTTACGGTGACAGATAGCGCGGGCAACTCGCCTCAGACACTCTCGCTTACGGGACCGGGTGTGGACTTTACGCTCACTACCAATGGGACTACCAGCGTCAGTATCACGAGTGGTCAGAATGCTGTGTTTCCATTGCTGCTCAGTTCGGCGTCCAATGTCTCCGGCACGGTAACTTTCACCTGTGCGGGAATGCCCGCTAACTCGACCTGTACTGTCACGCCTTCCAGCATTCCGCTAGGTAGTACGACTACCATTTCTGTAACCGTGTTGACGGGCGTAGCCTCTGCTTTGTCCAGCCGTCCTTGCATCAGTCGCTCGGGCGTTATTTTATTTGCGACTTTGTTCCCGCTTGGTTTGCTGGTGCTGCGTCCAGCGCGCCGCTCAAGTGTGACTGGTTTTGCTCTGCTTTGTTTACTTCTAGCTGCGAGTGGCTGTGGTGTGGGACGGGAGATTCCTTTGACGAGTGGATCGAATCCAGGCGGGCCGTCAGGCCCGGTGACGACGGCGGGGACTTACACTGTCGTTGCGACGGCGACGAGCGCTGGCTTGACGCGAAGTGTCAACCTGACGCTGATCGTTCAGTGA
- a CDS encoding cytochrome c oxidase subunit 3, which translates to MDNAIVATHPHTHETAVAAEHEHVVLPQHRHHFETKEQQREAATFGMWLFLLTEIMFFGGLFFAYLLYRNWYHDAFVVSSNQLSIPLGAANTAILITSGFFMALGVWAAEVQKKGLLVLFLVLTTFFGVAFLGIKAVEYHEKWEKHHIPGAHFDVSQFINPQAYGLKEKPLAPDMAQKTQVFFFLYFAMTGMHAFHMILGIGLLFWLTWRANRGEFSSGYVAPIENFGLYWHFVDIVWLFLFPLLYLINRHPGY; encoded by the coding sequence TTGGATAATGCGATCGTAGCTACGCATCCGCACACGCACGAGACTGCGGTTGCGGCGGAACATGAGCACGTCGTTCTGCCACAGCACCGCCATCACTTCGAGACGAAGGAGCAGCAGCGCGAGGCTGCCACGTTTGGCATGTGGCTGTTCCTGCTGACTGAGATCATGTTCTTTGGCGGGTTGTTCTTCGCCTATCTGCTGTACCGCAACTGGTACCATGATGCGTTCGTCGTGTCCTCCAATCAGCTAAGCATTCCTCTGGGTGCGGCTAACACTGCCATTCTGATTACCTCGGGATTTTTTATGGCGCTCGGGGTGTGGGCTGCGGAGGTGCAGAAGAAGGGGCTTCTTGTTCTCTTTCTGGTACTCACGACCTTCTTCGGGGTCGCCTTTCTCGGTATCAAAGCGGTTGAGTACCACGAGAAGTGGGAGAAGCATCACATCCCAGGGGCGCACTTTGATGTCTCTCAATTCATCAATCCGCAGGCGTATGGGTTGAAAGAGAAGCCGCTCGCTCCTGACATGGCGCAGAAGACACAGGTCTTCTTCTTCCTCTATTTTGCGATGACCGGCATGCATGCCTTTCACATGATTTTGGGAATTGGGCTTTTGTTCTGGCTCACATGGCGCGCTAATCGAGGGGAGTTCTCGTCAGGGTATGTCGCGCCTATCGAAAACTTCGGATTGTATTGGCACTTCGTGGATATCGTCTGGCTCTTCCTGTTTCCCTTGCTTTATCTGATCAACCGACACCCCGGCTACTAG